The Macrobrachium nipponense isolate FS-2020 chromosome 13, ASM1510439v2, whole genome shotgun sequence genome has a window encoding:
- the LOC135225207 gene encoding pancreatic lipase-related protein 2-like isoform X1 has protein sequence MLRFAVLGLVAGVALVTLTMWGASVPAVENNGTNKEYLRPEPDDGHLGNLSDVRFLLWTRSNPGDEEHYRLLPGNLTNLNESPLDPSLPLHMMYHGFNDHGECGWIRRSKTRLLELYNCNVISVDWQTLVPSPWYNLAFENTFKIANYTADLIDWINAERGLQPSQIHIVGHSLGAQAAGLTGKRVGSGQVARITGLDPAGPLFYAKDSEHRIDKSDAGFVDVIHANGGSILDGCIALFEPVGHVDFFPNGGHHQPGCEVVNGSIIDDWTDLFEGCSHNRVTTLWVESISAFDPGKVFKSWPCSDYESYMDGQCQTCGKGCLEMGFHAAHSLQGEYFLRTNAESPFARGDEQSS, from the exons ATGCTTCGCTTCGCAGTTCTCGGCCTGGTGG CAGGTGTTGCACTTGTAACATTGACGATGTGGGGCGCAAGTGTCCCAGCTGTCGAAAACAATGGAACAAATAAAGAATACCTACGTCCGGAGCCCGATGATGGTCACCTGGGTAATTTGAGTGATGTCCGATTCTTACTGTGGACCAG GTCTAACCCTGGCGATGAAGAACACTACCGCCTCCTGCCGGGAAATCTAACAAATTTGAACGAATCGCCACTGGACCCTTCTCTCCCCCTGCATATGATGTACCACGGATTCAACGATCACGGAGAATGTGGCTGGATTAGGAGGTCTAAAACGA GGTTATTAGAATTGTATAACTGCAACGTCATCTCGGTTGATTGGCAGACTTTGGTGCCCAGCCCTTGGTACAATTTGGCATTTGAAAATACATTCAAG ATTGCCAACTACACAGCTGACCTAATTGACTGGATAAATGCAGAAAGGGGTCTCCAGCCATCTCAGATACACATAGTAGGTCATTCTCTTGGTGCCCAGGCTGCAGGCCTGACAGGCAAACGCGTCGGGTCTGGTCAGGTTGCCAGAATCACGG GTTTAGATCCAGCAGGACCCCTGTTTTACGCGAAGGACTCGGAACATCGCATCGACAAGTCGGACGCTGGTTTTGTGGACGTCATACATGCCAACGGTGGCTCGATCCTTGAT GGCTGCATTGCACTATTCGAGCCCGTAGGACACGTTGACTTTTTCCCCAACGGAGGACACCACCAGCCGGGTTGTGAAGTCGTCAATGGCTCTATCATAGACGACTGGACAGATCTCTTCG AGGGATGCAGCCACAACAGGGTGACGACTCTTTGGGTAGAGAGTATCTCCGCCTTCGACCCTGGCAAGGTTTTTAAGTCATGGCCATGCTCTGATTACGAGTCCTATATGGATGGTCAATGCCAGACTTGCGGGAAAGGTTGTCTTGAAATGGGATTCCACGCAGCTCACAG TTTACAGGGAGAATACTTCCTAAGAACCAACGCCGAATCCCCATTTGCACGAGGTGACGAACAGTCCAGCTGA
- the LOC135225207 gene encoding pancreatic lipase-related protein 2-like isoform X2, giving the protein MLRFAVLGLVGVALVTLTMWGASVPAVENNGTNKEYLRPEPDDGHLGNLSDVRFLLWTRSNPGDEEHYRLLPGNLTNLNESPLDPSLPLHMMYHGFNDHGECGWIRRSKTRLLELYNCNVISVDWQTLVPSPWYNLAFENTFKIANYTADLIDWINAERGLQPSQIHIVGHSLGAQAAGLTGKRVGSGQVARITGLDPAGPLFYAKDSEHRIDKSDAGFVDVIHANGGSILDGCIALFEPVGHVDFFPNGGHHQPGCEVVNGSIIDDWTDLFEGCSHNRVTTLWVESISAFDPGKVFKSWPCSDYESYMDGQCQTCGKGCLEMGFHAAHSLQGEYFLRTNAESPFARGDEQSS; this is encoded by the exons ATGCTTCGCTTCGCAGTTCTCGGCCTGGTGG GTGTTGCACTTGTAACATTGACGATGTGGGGCGCAAGTGTCCCAGCTGTCGAAAACAATGGAACAAATAAAGAATACCTACGTCCGGAGCCCGATGATGGTCACCTGGGTAATTTGAGTGATGTCCGATTCTTACTGTGGACCAG GTCTAACCCTGGCGATGAAGAACACTACCGCCTCCTGCCGGGAAATCTAACAAATTTGAACGAATCGCCACTGGACCCTTCTCTCCCCCTGCATATGATGTACCACGGATTCAACGATCACGGAGAATGTGGCTGGATTAGGAGGTCTAAAACGA GGTTATTAGAATTGTATAACTGCAACGTCATCTCGGTTGATTGGCAGACTTTGGTGCCCAGCCCTTGGTACAATTTGGCATTTGAAAATACATTCAAG ATTGCCAACTACACAGCTGACCTAATTGACTGGATAAATGCAGAAAGGGGTCTCCAGCCATCTCAGATACACATAGTAGGTCATTCTCTTGGTGCCCAGGCTGCAGGCCTGACAGGCAAACGCGTCGGGTCTGGTCAGGTTGCCAGAATCACGG GTTTAGATCCAGCAGGACCCCTGTTTTACGCGAAGGACTCGGAACATCGCATCGACAAGTCGGACGCTGGTTTTGTGGACGTCATACATGCCAACGGTGGCTCGATCCTTGAT GGCTGCATTGCACTATTCGAGCCCGTAGGACACGTTGACTTTTTCCCCAACGGAGGACACCACCAGCCGGGTTGTGAAGTCGTCAATGGCTCTATCATAGACGACTGGACAGATCTCTTCG AGGGATGCAGCCACAACAGGGTGACGACTCTTTGGGTAGAGAGTATCTCCGCCTTCGACCCTGGCAAGGTTTTTAAGTCATGGCCATGCTCTGATTACGAGTCCTATATGGATGGTCAATGCCAGACTTGCGGGAAAGGTTGTCTTGAAATGGGATTCCACGCAGCTCACAG TTTACAGGGAGAATACTTCCTAAGAACCAACGCCGAATCCCCATTTGCACGAGGTGACGAACAGTCCAGCTGA